In Acipenser ruthenus chromosome 16, fAciRut3.2 maternal haplotype, whole genome shotgun sequence, the following proteins share a genomic window:
- the LOC131697665 gene encoding uncharacterized protein LOC131697665 has protein sequence MISYCKVHHLFLVPVAVRHNRDTIAKGSTDPSKTTTGLITIDWNRGDKEEKEEKKEKKQEKTEKKDKKKKEKTEKKEKKKKEKKKDSKKQKGENKDKKNGKK, from the exons ATGATTTCGTACTGTAAAGTTCACCACTTGTTTCTTGTGCCTGTTGCAGTGCGGCACAATCGAGACACCATTGCTAAGGGCAGCACTGACCCGAGCAAGACGACAACAGGACTGATCACTATCGACTGGAACAGAG GAGACAAAGAAGAAAAGgaggagaaaaaagaaaagaaacaagagAAAACAGAGAAGAAAGacaagaagaaaaaagagaaaacagagaagaaagagaagaagaaaaaagaaaagaaaaaagacagcaAGAAACAGAAAGGGGAAAATAAAGACAAAAAGAACGGGAAGAAATAA